A genomic stretch from Sphaerodactylus townsendi isolate TG3544 linkage group LG15, MPM_Stown_v2.3, whole genome shotgun sequence includes:
- the LOC125444139 gene encoding olfactory receptor 1020-like encodes MPHQNTTDTEKQSNITEFILVGFGNLQELQALLFLCFLFIYTMTLAGNILMIILVVVDKHLHTPMYFFLGNFSCVETFYSSTILPNTLVSLLTGDRSISFNFCFVQHYFFASLGAVECYLLSVMSYDRYLAICWPLHYTNHMNRKFCVQLVGSSFLSGFLAISVTIILVSRLPFCGPNEINHFFCDVFPLIELSCSDTHLLKILLYLVASVFTLPPFLLILISYGCILTTIMRIPSTSGRQKAFSTCSSHLIVVTVFYGTITIVYILPKTDTLRDLNKVLSVFYAVLTPMINPLIYSLRNKEVKKALRRQIDQLFVKP; translated from the coding sequence ATGCCTCATCAGAACACCACAGATACAGAAAAGCAATCAAATATTACAGAGTTCATCCTTGTGGGGTTCGGGAATCTCCAAGAACTTCAAGCTCTTCTCTTCTTATGCTTCCTGTTTATTTACACGATGACCTTGGCTGGGAACATCCTCATGATTATACTTGTTGTAGTTGATAAGCATCTTCATACTCCAATGTATTTCTTCCTTGGAAATTTTTCCTGTGTGGAAACCTTTTATAGTTCAACCATCCTGCCAAATACTTTGGTTAGCCTTCTGACTGGGGACCGAAGCATTTCATTCAACTTCTGTTTTGTGCAGCATTACTTTTTTGCATCTCTGGGGGCAGTTGAGTGTTACCTCTTATCTGTGATGTCCTATGATAGGTATTTAGCTATATGCTGGCCCTTGCATTACACAAACCATATGAATAGAAAATTCTGTGTACAGTTAGTCGGCAGCTCTTTCCTTAGTGGATTCTTAGCTATTTCAGTAACAATAATATTAGTATCCAGGTTACCTTTTTGTGGCCCCAATGAAATCAATCATTTCTTTTGTGATGTTTTTCCTCTTATCGAGCTGTCTTGCAGTGATACCCATCTTTTGAAAATCCTTCTTTATCTTGTTGCCTCTGTTTTTACCCTTCCTCCGTTTTTGTTGATCCTAATATCATATGGTTGTATCCTAACCACCATTATGAGAATCCCATCCACCAGTGGCAGACAAAAGGCTTTTTCAACCTGCTCTTCTCATCTTATTGTGGTTACTGTTTTCTATGGTACAATAACAATTGTCTACATATTGCCCAAAACTGACACATTGAGGGACCTCAATAAAGTCTTGTCTGTTTTTTATGCGGTATTGACTCCTATGATAAATCCACTTATCTATAGCCTGAGAAACAAAGAAGTAAAGAAGGCTCTGAGAAGGCAGATTGATCAACTATTTGTGAAACCATAG
- the LOC125444140 gene encoding olfactory receptor 10K1-like, producing the protein MECKNQTVIKDFILLGFRNIQDIKHFLLLVFLVVYLTTVGANILIIVLIVADRNLHTPMYFFLGNLSCLETLYSSAILPRMLVSWVSGDRTISISGCFTQHYLFASLAAVECYLLSAMSYDRYLAICKPLHYVSLMNGKLCLQMAAGSWVTGFFASTITLVLMLRLVFRGPNEINHFFCDSFPILQLSCSNTFFLRTLILFFVTVFTLPPFILTIMSYTYIITAILKIPSTTGRQKTFSTCSSHLIVVTIYYGTIAAVYAIPDSSSLEDVSKAFSVFYTILTPLVNPLIYSLRNKDVKESLQRSAIIAWVRTLARNHKN; encoded by the coding sequence ATGGAATGTAAAAATCAAACAGTCATCAAGGATTTCATCCTGTTGGGGTTTAGAAATATCCAggatataaaacattttctcctcttGGTCTTCTTGGTGGTCTATCTAACAACTGTGGGGGCAAATATCCTCATTATTGTGCTGATTGTGGCGGACCGAAATCTTCACACacccatgtatttcttcctgGGGAATTTATCCTGCTTGGAGACCTTGTACAGTTCAGCAATTTTGCCCAGAATGCTGGTTAGTTGGGTATCTGGAGACAGAACGATTTCCATCAGTGGATGTTTCACACAACATTATTTATTTGCATCTCTGGCAGCTGTTGAATGTTATCTCCTTTCTGCAATGTCTTATGATCGATATCTGGCTATATGTAAACCTCTTCATTACGTGTCCTTAATGAATGGCAAATTATGCCTCCAGATGGCAGCTGGGTCTTGGGTCACTGGTTTTTTTGCTAGCACCATCACACTAGTATTAATGTTAAGACTAGTTTTCCGTGGTCCTAATGAGATTAACCATTTCTTTTGTGATTCCTTTCCTATTCTCCAGTTGTCTTGCAGCAACACTTTTTTCTTAAGAacactgattttattttttgtaactgTGTTCACCCTTCCCCCATTTATACTAACCATAATGTCATACACATACATCATTACTGCCATCCTCAAAATCCCATCCACCAcgggaaggcaaaaaacctttTCTACCTGCTCCTCTCACCTCATTGTGGTGACAATTTACTATGGCACAATAGCAGCTGTGTATGCTATACCAGACTCCAGCTCTCTTGAAGATGTAAGTAAAGCTTTTTCTGTCTTCTACACTATCCTAACACCTCTGGTCAACCCTCTCATTTATAGTCTAAGAAACAAAGATGTTAAGGAATCTCTTCAGAGGTCTGCAATCATAGCATGGGTCAGAACGCTGGCAAGGAATCATAAAAATTAA
- the LOC125444142 gene encoding olfactory receptor 6F1-like, with the protein MNGILKGAMMQNIESLECKNQTVIKEFILLGFRNIQDMKIFLLLVFLVVYLMTMMANILIIMLVLADLRLHTPMYFFLGNLSLLETLYSSTISPRMLASLVTGDRTISISGCFVQHYLFVSLAAVECYLLFAMSCDRCLAICKPLHYVSLMNGQLCLKMAAGSWIAGFFASTVTIILMSRLVFSGPNEINHFFCDTFPIIQLSRSNTFFLETLILVFVAVFTLPPFTLTLMSYVFIIIAILKIPSTTGRKKAFSTCSSHLIVVAIYYGTIAAVYILPDSTSLRDLNKAFSIFYTILTPLVNPLIYSLRNKDVKDSFQKFAMIVFGKAQTINQKK; encoded by the exons ATGAATGGAATTTTGAAAGGTGCTATG ATGCAGAATATTGAAAGCCTGGAATGTAAAAATCAAACAGTCATCAAGGAATTCATCTTGTTGGGGTTTAGAAATATCCAGGATATGAAGATTTTTCTACTATTGGTGTTTTTGGTGGTCTATCTAATGACCATGATGGCAAACATCCTCATTATCATGCTTGTTTTGGCTGACCTACGTCTTCATACTCCTATGTATTTCTTCCTGGGAAATTTATCCTTACTGGAGACCCTGTACAGTTCAACTATTTCACCTAGAATGCTGGCTAGTTTGGTAACTGGAGACAGAACTATTTCAATCAGTGGATGCTTTGTgcagcattatttatttgtatcattAGCAGCTGTTGAATGTTATCTCCTTTTTGCAATGTCCTGTGATCGGTGTTTGGCTATATGTAAACCTCTTCATTACGTATCCTTAATGAATGGCCAATTATGCCTCAAGATGGCAGCTGGGTCTTGGATAGCCGGTTTTTTCGCTAGCACTGTGACAATAATATTAATGTCGAGGTTAGTTTTCAGTGGTCCTAATGAGATCAACCATTTCTTTTGTGACACTTTCCCTATTATCCAGTTGTCTCGCAGCAACACTTTCTTTTTAGAAACACTAATTTTGGTATTCGTAGCTGTATTCACCCTTCCCCCATTCACACTCACCTTAATgtcatatgtatttattattattgccatCCTCAAAATTCCATCTACCACTGGAAGGAAAAAAGCTTTTTCTACTTGCTCCTCCCATCTCATTGTGGTGGCAATTTATTATGGCACAATAGCAGCTGTGTATATCTTACCAGACTCCActtctctcag AGACTTGAATAAAGCTTTTTCTATCTTTTACACCATCCTAACACCTCTGGTCAACCCTCTCATATACAGTCTGCGAAACAAAGATGTAAAAGACTCTTTTCAGAAATTTGCAATGATAGTATTTGGCAAAGCTCAGACAATAAACCAGAAAAAATAA